The following coding sequences are from one bacterium SCSIO 12741 window:
- a CDS encoding M3 family metallopeptidase — protein MNPFLAPFKTPFGSVPFNLIQNDHFIPALEKAISEAENRIEELKSIENPTFENFLVELEKSGRQVGVVAGTFFNLNSAETSDELQQLAHEFSPRLTAYQNKITLDEKLFDQVKKVYDSTDLESLDTFDRMLLEKTYKQFKRNGAEASTEAKEAIKKIDEELATLKVTFGQHVLAATNAFELLITDEKDLAGIPDSVVQGARETAQSQEKEGWMFTLQYPSYVPFMTYAENRELREKLFRAFASRAYGNPEQDNREIVTRIAELRAKRAALLGYKSHAEYVLEERMAKTPAQVQSFLDELLDLALPVAKEQINEVSLFAAEKGAELPLQRWDFSFWSEKLKKSKYDFDDELLKPYFPLEQVIDGVFETANRLYGLTFKPNQEVALYHPEVMVYEVYGRNEEFISLFYADFFPRAGKRPGAWMTSYRDQYREGTEDFRPHISIVCNFNKPTSDKPSLLTFNEVKTLFHEFGHALHGMLSQGKYQSLSGTNVYWDFVELPSQILENWCYEKECLDLFARHYETGEALPEELLEKVKQSATFLEGYQTIRQLSFGLLDMAWHHRNDEPVADVAQFEQQAVERTALLPGVEGTNSSCAFAHIFSGGYSSGYYSYKWAEVLDADAFEAFQEKGIFNAEVADRFRENILEKGGSEHPSVLYKRFRGKDPALKPLLKRAGLV, from the coding sequence ATGAATCCATTTCTGGCCCCCTTTAAAACTCCCTTCGGATCGGTTCCCTTTAACCTCATCCAAAATGATCACTTTATTCCTGCTCTCGAAAAGGCTATTTCCGAGGCTGAAAACCGAATAGAAGAACTCAAGTCGATTGAGAATCCCACGTTCGAAAATTTCTTGGTAGAACTGGAAAAAAGCGGCCGTCAGGTCGGAGTTGTAGCGGGGACGTTTTTTAATCTGAATTCAGCTGAAACCAGCGACGAATTGCAACAACTGGCTCATGAATTTTCACCCCGATTAACGGCCTACCAAAACAAAATAACCCTGGACGAAAAACTATTCGACCAGGTCAAGAAAGTATATGACTCCACGGATTTGGAATCCCTGGATACCTTCGATCGTATGCTGCTCGAAAAAACGTACAAGCAGTTTAAACGAAACGGTGCAGAAGCCTCGACCGAAGCGAAGGAGGCCATCAAAAAAATAGATGAAGAACTGGCTACGCTCAAAGTGACTTTTGGGCAGCATGTATTGGCCGCAACCAATGCCTTTGAACTTTTAATTACGGATGAAAAAGACTTAGCTGGAATTCCGGATAGTGTAGTTCAAGGTGCTCGGGAAACGGCCCAAAGCCAGGAAAAAGAAGGCTGGATGTTTACCCTGCAATATCCAAGTTACGTTCCTTTTATGACCTATGCCGAAAACCGGGAGCTCCGGGAAAAATTGTTTCGTGCATTTGCTTCCAGGGCTTACGGAAATCCAGAGCAAGACAACCGGGAAATAGTTACCCGAATTGCCGAATTGAGAGCCAAGAGAGCAGCATTATTAGGTTATAAGTCTCACGCCGAATACGTGTTGGAAGAGCGTATGGCCAAGACTCCTGCCCAGGTTCAGTCCTTTTTGGACGAGCTATTGGATCTGGCTCTGCCTGTAGCTAAGGAACAGATAAATGAGGTATCCTTATTTGCAGCCGAAAAAGGGGCTGAGTTGCCCCTGCAGCGCTGGGACTTTTCCTTTTGGAGTGAAAAACTAAAGAAGAGCAAGTACGATTTTGACGACGAGCTGCTCAAGCCTTACTTCCCGTTGGAACAAGTCATTGATGGTGTATTTGAAACCGCCAATCGCCTGTATGGGCTAACCTTTAAGCCTAATCAGGAAGTGGCGCTTTACCACCCAGAGGTTATGGTCTATGAAGTTTATGGAAGAAATGAGGAATTCATTTCCCTCTTCTATGCCGACTTTTTCCCAAGAGCGGGGAAGCGTCCTGGAGCTTGGATGACTTCCTACCGGGATCAATACCGCGAAGGCACGGAGGATTTTCGTCCGCACATTTCCATCGTGTGCAACTTCAACAAACCTACATCTGATAAACCCTCGCTTCTTACGTTTAATGAGGTAAAGACCTTGTTCCACGAGTTTGGCCATGCCCTCCATGGCATGCTGAGTCAGGGAAAATATCAATCCCTGTCTGGAACCAATGTGTACTGGGATTTTGTAGAGCTGCCTTCTCAAATTTTGGAAAATTGGTGTTACGAAAAAGAGTGTTTAGACCTCTTTGCCCGCCACTATGAAACCGGAGAAGCTTTGCCTGAAGAACTGCTGGAAAAAGTAAAACAGAGCGCTACTTTTCTTGAAGGATACCAAACTATCCGTCAGCTCAGTTTTGGCCTCCTCGATATGGCCTGGCATCACCGTAATGATGAACCTGTGGCAGACGTGGCGCAATTTGAACAACAAGCCGTTGAGCGCACTGCCCTGCTACCCGGTGTGGAAGGCACCAACTCTTCCTGTGCTTTTGCCCACATTTTTAGTGGTGGATACAGCTCCGGATACTACAGCTACAAATGGGCTGAAGTGTTGGACGCTGATGCTTTCGAAGCTTTTCAGGAAAAAGGAATCTTTAATGCCGAAGTGGCTGATCGCTTTCGCGAAAACATATTGGAAAAAGGAGGCTCCGAGCATCCATCCGTTCTCTACAAAAGATTTAGAGGTAAAGATCCGGCCTTAAAGCCGCTGTTAAAAAGAGCTGGTTTGGTTTAG
- a CDS encoding gliding motility-associated C-terminal domain-containing protein yields the protein MKNWKFTWTLVVLLAWTACHTNLLAQKEANWWYFGMNAGLDFNPGSPPTGYSNGAMTPLEGCASISHPTTGVLQFYSDGISVWNRNHVQMANGFGLQGNASSSHSGVIVPFVGNPNKYYLFTVPAGPSIGAKYSIVDMTLNSGLGDVVITSKNTSLSTIPVADKLSAIGHKNGKDIWVTIQDDGNWSLHSFLITSTGVSTTPVISTVSGVPATTVGHYGCMKYSPNGKLLCTVAGNRDNLMIFNFDNATGVLTNLVNVSNNIDYDLIYGVEFSPNSERLYISTRSKVYQFDVSLPTSAAILASRVTIASISTPVFAQMQLAPDQKIYISRPGQSYLSLINAPDSLGTACNYSAIGFNLPSGASCRYGLPTFIQSFFETTVLSVEDACDSQYVKISVKDTSAPDSVYYDYGDPASGSANYSWNLLDSHQFSTYGKFLVTAFAYYTDKQGKVVVDTLLDTIHVERPPVVYLASDTMVCIWDSLFAKVTQTSDFDLLWSDSSTENYYKIDTTGTLWVTATNRCGSSVDTATIDSLFLRSIDLGPDTTLCVGDTIFLDVSDTLASYLWSDSSTSPYFAIDTGGLVWAQITNVCGIKRDSIKVDRIDVPHVDLGPDTVVCLSSNYILGDIREDYTRYTWHNGWVNIPQIWANSTGLKWLEKETDCGIHRDSAFVVVQKPPKVDLGADTLLCFGDTLTLAVLDSHITIAWQNGSSDSIQKAFEKKTYWVDITNSCGSASDTIEVDVLKSPVVKLPSDTVLCQGDSLMVEMPNPQSTYAWSDGSTKHFLRISKPGIYWGRATNLCGFAQDQFTVSYDDTLRADLGPDTILCDDQMTTIGVVYPNGPNYLWDDGATTPRIQVNAAGTYRVTISNSCGSSTSEKIIYMDYTPEPDLGPDQFICNGEEVILRTGITEADLDQSTVKWQNRYKRTEFGVSEENQWFVEVANHCGVGRDTMRLGVHPLPRVGLPLDTTYCDGQFLIDLTRHNYVLEWEDGSSEDQRVIQEPGDYMLIMEDENGCKNIERMTVKECPGKFYFPNAFSPNDDQLNDRFRVFKTDLSHFHIRIYNRWNELVYESPDIEEGWDGTRGDNQTDCPVGQYVFKIEFREEANEQTQIFTGTVFLVR from the coding sequence ATGAAAAACTGGAAGTTTACCTGGACTCTGGTTGTGCTTTTGGCCTGGACCGCTTGTCACACCAATTTGCTTGCTCAAAAAGAAGCGAATTGGTGGTACTTTGGCATGAACGCCGGACTCGATTTTAATCCCGGATCACCACCCACTGGATACAGTAATGGGGCTATGACACCTTTGGAAGGTTGCGCCTCAATTTCTCACCCAACTACGGGTGTACTTCAATTTTATTCCGATGGAATTAGTGTTTGGAATCGAAACCATGTCCAAATGGCCAATGGATTTGGATTGCAAGGAAATGCCTCGTCCTCTCACTCCGGAGTAATTGTTCCATTCGTGGGAAATCCAAACAAGTACTACTTGTTCACTGTTCCTGCCGGACCGTCGATTGGGGCGAAGTACTCGATAGTGGACATGACCCTAAATTCAGGTTTAGGCGATGTGGTAATCACTTCCAAGAATACCTCTTTGAGTACCATTCCCGTTGCCGATAAGCTCAGCGCTATTGGGCATAAAAACGGAAAGGATATTTGGGTAACCATCCAAGATGATGGCAATTGGTCTCTTCATTCCTTCTTAATTACCAGTACAGGGGTTTCTACTACTCCGGTAATTTCTACGGTTTCCGGAGTTCCTGCTACCACCGTGGGGCATTATGGCTGTATGAAGTATTCCCCCAATGGAAAATTGCTATGTACCGTGGCCGGGAATCGCGACAACCTCATGATTTTCAATTTCGACAATGCCACTGGAGTATTGACCAATTTGGTAAATGTGTCCAACAACATTGATTACGATTTGATTTACGGGGTAGAGTTCTCTCCCAATTCAGAAAGGTTGTATATCTCCACTCGTTCCAAGGTTTATCAATTTGATGTTTCTCTTCCAACGAGTGCGGCTATTCTGGCTTCCAGAGTAACGATTGCCAGTATTTCCACTCCGGTTTTTGCCCAAATGCAGTTGGCTCCGGATCAAAAAATCTACATTTCCCGACCTGGTCAATCCTATTTGTCCTTAATCAATGCGCCGGATTCCTTGGGTACAGCTTGTAACTACTCCGCCATCGGTTTCAATTTACCTTCTGGGGCTTCTTGTCGTTATGGGTTGCCAACTTTTATCCAATCGTTTTTCGAAACTACAGTCCTGTCAGTAGAAGATGCTTGTGATAGCCAATACGTAAAGATCTCCGTAAAAGACACCAGTGCCCCAGATTCCGTTTACTACGATTATGGAGACCCCGCTTCGGGCTCAGCCAACTATTCCTGGAACCTGCTGGATAGTCACCAGTTTTCCACCTACGGCAAATTCTTAGTTACCGCCTTTGCATATTATACCGATAAACAAGGAAAGGTAGTTGTCGATACGCTTCTGGATACCATTCATGTGGAACGCCCACCGGTGGTTTATCTGGCCAGCGATACCATGGTGTGTATATGGGACTCCTTATTTGCCAAAGTCACACAAACGAGTGATTTTGATCTCCTCTGGAGCGATAGCAGTACCGAGAATTATTACAAAATTGATACAACCGGAACCCTTTGGGTCACGGCGACCAATCGATGCGGAAGTTCGGTAGATACAGCCACGATTGATAGTCTATTCCTTCGATCCATAGATCTTGGGCCCGATACAACTTTATGTGTCGGTGATACCATATTCCTGGACGTTTCTGATACCCTGGCCAGTTACCTCTGGTCGGATAGTTCCACCTCTCCCTATTTTGCCATAGATACGGGTGGATTGGTTTGGGCACAGATCACAAATGTGTGTGGTATAAAACGGGATTCCATTAAAGTGGATAGGATTGATGTTCCCCATGTAGACCTGGGCCCGGATACCGTTGTTTGTTTATCCTCCAACTACATTTTGGGTGATATTCGGGAGGACTATACCCGATACACCTGGCACAACGGCTGGGTTAACATACCTCAAATTTGGGCCAATTCGACCGGCTTAAAGTGGTTGGAAAAAGAAACCGATTGTGGAATTCATCGGGATTCGGCCTTCGTGGTGGTACAAAAACCACCTAAGGTAGATTTGGGTGCGGATACCCTTCTTTGTTTTGGAGATACCTTAACGCTTGCCGTTCTGGATTCACACATCACCATTGCCTGGCAAAACGGATCTTCTGATTCGATTCAAAAGGCCTTTGAGAAGAAAACCTATTGGGTGGACATTACTAATTCCTGTGGCAGTGCGAGCGATACCATTGAGGTAGATGTTCTCAAATCTCCGGTGGTGAAACTACCATCCGATACCGTACTCTGCCAAGGCGATTCGCTTATGGTAGAAATGCCTAATCCTCAATCTACCTATGCCTGGAGTGATGGCAGTACGAAGCACTTCTTGAGAATCTCAAAACCCGGCATTTATTGGGGACGAGCAACCAACTTGTGTGGTTTTGCCCAGGATCAGTTTACCGTGAGTTACGACGATACGCTCCGAGCCGATTTAGGACCAGATACAATCCTGTGTGATGATCAGATGACCACCATTGGTGTGGTCTATCCAAATGGTCCAAACTATTTGTGGGACGACGGAGCTACTACCCCCAGAATTCAGGTGAATGCGGCGGGTACTTATCGGGTAACCATCTCTAATTCTTGCGGCTCTTCTACTTCTGAAAAGATCATTTACATGGACTATACTCCTGAACCCGATTTAGGACCAGACCAGTTCATTTGTAATGGGGAAGAGGTTATCCTTCGGACAGGAATTACCGAAGCAGATTTAGATCAATCTACCGTAAAATGGCAAAACCGCTATAAGCGAACGGAATTTGGTGTTTCGGAAGAAAATCAATGGTTTGTGGAAGTGGCCAATCATTGTGGAGTAGGTCGCGATACCATGAGACTTGGGGTGCATCCACTACCACGAGTTGGACTTCCTCTGGATACAACATACTGCGATGGTCAATTTCTCATTGATCTAACTCGTCACAACTACGTATTGGAGTGGGAAGATGGATCCTCCGAAGACCAACGCGTCATTCAGGAACCTGGTGACTACATGTTGATCATGGAAGACGAAAACGGCTGTAAGAACATCGAGCGAATGACCGTGAAAGAATGCCCGGGAAAATTCTATTTCCCTAATGCCTTTTCACCCAACGACGATCAGCTCAACGATCGCTTCCGGGTCTTTAAAACCGATCTTTCTCATTTCCATATTCGGATCTACAACCGGTGGAATGAGTTGGTCTACGAATCTCCTGACATCGAAGAAGGCTGGGATGGAACCCGAGGCGACAATCAAACCGATTGTCCGGTGGGGCAGTATGTCTTTAAAATCGAATTCCGGGAAGAGGCCAACGAACAAACACAGATTTTCACCGGTACCGTTTTTCTTGTTCGGTAG
- a CDS encoding gliding motility-associated C-terminal domain-containing protein — MHAILGCASISHPKTGVLQFYTDGRSVWNRNHAQMANGYGLRASTSISQTVIIVPFVGNPNKYYLFTIGGTGTVSGLDYSVVDMTLNSGLGDVVATSKSTPLGTILGPCRLSAVRHKNGKDIWLTVQDANNWSFHSFLITSTGVSNVPVISPVTGVPTPHAGNHGCIKFAPDGKLLCATAGIRANLMLFHFDNSTGVLTNLVNVTDSLDYFLVDGVEFSPNSEVLYISTRTKIYQFDASLSTSAAILASRKTIATTNVPHFTQMQLASNRKIYISRPAQSYLSAIDDPDSLGLACNFTGIGSSLPSGAVCRWGLPTFIQSFFAPVFDIEDACDSQYVKISISDTSGLDSVFYNYGDPSTGSANYSWNVLDSHRFSTYGKFLVTAFAYFTDKQGQVVVDTLSDTIHIERPPMIYLASDTMVCSGDTLFAKITQTKDYNLLWSDSSIVNYYKVDTPATVWLKATNRCGSSTDTTTVDSLFLRSINLGPDTTLCVGDTIFLDVSDTLATYLWSDSSTGPYFEIDSGGLFWAQVTNVCGIKRDSIQVDTIDVPQVDLGPDTVVCLSSNYILGDIREDYTRYTWYNGWVNVPQISAKSSGLKWLEKETDCGVHRDSVYLIVQHPPVVNLGPDTLICLGDTLNLHIPDSHITINWQNGTSDSMQKAFEKKTYWANITNSCGSARDSIELDILKSPVVKLPSDTILCQGDSLMVQMPNPVSTYVWSDGSTRHFLRVSKPGVYWGRATNICGFDQDQFTLSYDDTLRADLGPDTTLCDDQMTTIGVIYPNGPSYLWDNGAQTPRIQVNSAGIYRVTISNTCGSTTTDKVIHMDYTPDPDLGADQAICLGDEIILRTGMTEAELNQSRVKWQNRYQRTEFAVSEQNQWFVEVANHCGVGRDTMRLEVNSLPHVGLPKDTTYCDGQFLIDLSRFNYQVEWENGSLDEQRSIYEAGDYILFIEDENGCENIERMTVKECPGKFYFPNSFSPNDDQLNDRFRVFKTDLSHFHIRIYNRWNELVYESPDIEEGWDGTRGDNETDCPVGQYVFKIEFREEANEQTQVFTGSLLLIR, encoded by the coding sequence ATGCACGCTATTCTTGGATGTGCCTCTATTTCTCATCCAAAAACGGGAGTGCTCCAGTTTTATACAGATGGTCGAAGTGTTTGGAATCGAAACCACGCACAAATGGCTAATGGATACGGACTGCGAGCAAGTACAAGCATCTCCCAGACCGTAATAATTGTTCCTTTTGTTGGAAACCCCAATAAGTACTATTTATTTACCATTGGCGGCACTGGCACTGTTTCAGGGTTAGATTATTCCGTGGTGGATATGACATTAAACTCAGGTTTGGGTGATGTTGTTGCGACTTCAAAGAGTACGCCCTTGGGCACAATTTTGGGACCTTGTAGACTCAGTGCAGTTAGACACAAAAATGGGAAGGACATTTGGTTAACCGTCCAGGATGCTAATAATTGGTCTTTTCATTCCTTTTTGATAACCAGTACTGGTGTCTCAAATGTTCCCGTCATTTCACCAGTCACGGGTGTACCAACACCTCATGCAGGTAATCACGGTTGTATAAAGTTTGCCCCAGATGGAAAGCTCCTTTGTGCTACAGCTGGTATCCGTGCTAACCTGATGTTGTTCCATTTTGATAATTCAACTGGAGTCTTGACCAACTTAGTGAATGTTACCGATTCCTTGGATTATTTCCTGGTGGATGGGGTAGAGTTTTCGCCCAATTCTGAGGTATTGTACATAAGCACTCGCACTAAAATCTATCAATTTGATGCATCCCTTTCTACCAGCGCTGCTATTCTCGCTTCACGGAAAACAATTGCAACTACAAATGTTCCGCATTTTACTCAAATGCAACTGGCTTCCAACCGCAAGATTTATATATCCAGACCCGCTCAATCTTATTTATCGGCAATTGATGACCCTGATTCCTTAGGTCTGGCTTGCAATTTTACCGGTATCGGCAGTTCACTGCCTTCTGGAGCAGTTTGTAGGTGGGGACTTCCAACCTTTATTCAATCGTTTTTTGCACCAGTCTTTGATATAGAAGATGCCTGTGATAGCCAATATGTCAAGATTTCGATTAGTGATACCTCTGGCCTTGACTCAGTTTTCTACAACTATGGGGATCCTTCCACTGGTTCTGCGAATTACTCCTGGAATGTGTTGGATAGTCACAGGTTTTCGACTTATGGTAAATTCTTGGTGACGGCCTTTGCCTACTTTACGGATAAACAAGGACAAGTTGTGGTGGACACCCTCTCCGATACGATTCATATTGAACGTCCCCCCATGATCTATTTGGCCAGTGATACGATGGTTTGCTCTGGGGATACGCTTTTTGCCAAAATCACCCAAACCAAGGACTATAATCTGTTGTGGAGTGACAGCAGTATCGTAAACTATTACAAAGTTGATACCCCAGCTACTGTTTGGCTTAAAGCTACTAATCGATGTGGAAGTTCAACAGATACGACTACAGTGGACAGTTTATTCCTTCGATCGATCAATCTGGGTCCGGATACCACTCTCTGTGTAGGAGACACGATTTTTCTCGATGTCTCCGATACCTTAGCGACCTATCTGTGGTCAGATAGTTCCACAGGACCTTATTTTGAAATTGATTCTGGTGGGTTGTTCTGGGCTCAGGTTACCAATGTTTGCGGTATAAAACGAGATTCTATTCAGGTGGATACCATCGATGTTCCGCAGGTAGACCTAGGTCCGGATACCGTTGTTTGTTTATCCTCCAACTACATTTTGGGTGATATTCGAGAGGATTATACTCGATATACCTGGTACAATGGTTGGGTTAATGTTCCGCAGATATCGGCCAAATCAAGCGGGTTAAAGTGGTTGGAAAAAGAAACCGATTGTGGGGTTCATAGAGACTCAGTTTACCTTATTGTTCAGCACCCTCCTGTGGTAAATTTAGGGCCGGATACCTTGATTTGTTTGGGTGACACGCTAAATCTACATATCCCTGATTCTCATATTACGATTAACTGGCAAAACGGAACTTCGGACTCCATGCAAAAAGCCTTTGAAAAAAAGACCTATTGGGCGAATATTACCAATAGCTGTGGAAGTGCCAGGGATTCAATCGAGCTGGATATACTCAAATCACCCGTCGTTAAATTGCCATCCGACACGATTCTTTGTCAAGGTGATTCCTTGATGGTGCAAATGCCTAATCCCGTATCCACCTACGTATGGAGTGATGGAAGTACACGACATTTTTTAAGGGTGTCCAAACCTGGAGTGTATTGGGGGAGAGCTACGAATATTTGCGGTTTCGATCAGGATCAATTTACCTTGAGTTATGATGATACCCTTCGAGCCGATTTAGGTCCCGATACTACCCTGTGTGATGATCAAATGACAACCATTGGAGTCATATACCCCAATGGGCCAAGTTACTTATGGGACAATGGAGCCCAAACTCCTCGAATCCAGGTTAACTCCGCTGGTATTTACCGGGTAACCATTTCAAATACTTGTGGTTCTACCACTACTGACAAAGTGATTCACATGGATTACACTCCCGACCCTGATTTAGGTGCAGATCAGGCCATTTGCTTGGGTGATGAAATAATCCTTAGAACCGGAATGACCGAAGCCGAATTGAATCAATCCAGGGTGAAATGGCAAAATCGTTACCAGCGAACCGAGTTTGCGGTATCTGAGCAAAACCAATGGTTTGTGGAAGTAGCCAATCATTGTGGAGTGGGCCGGGACACCATGCGATTGGAGGTGAATTCTCTACCCCATGTTGGGTTGCCAAAGGATACGACTTATTGCGACGGTCAATTTTTAATAGATCTATCCCGGTTTAACTACCAGGTCGAATGGGAGAACGGCTCTTTGGATGAACAACGGTCTATTTATGAAGCTGGAGACTACATCTTATTCATAGAAGACGAAAACGGCTGTGAGAACATCGAGCGAATGACCGTGAAAGAATGTCCTGGAAAATTCTATTTCCCCAATTCCTTTTCACCCAACGACGATCAGCTCAACGACCGTTTCCGGGTCTTTAAAACCGATCTTTCTCATTTCCATATTCGGATCTACAATCGCTGGAATGAATTGGTCTACGAATCTCCTGACATCGAAGAAGGCTGGGATGGAACCCGAGGTGACAACGAAACCGATTGCCCGGTAGGGCAGTATGTCTTTAAAATCGAATTTCGGGAAGAGGCTAACGAACAAACTCAGGTTTTTACAGGAAGCCTATTACTGATTCGATAG